The Homo sapiens chromosome 5, GRCh38.p14 Primary Assembly genome includes a window with the following:
- the CXXC5 gene encoding CXXC-type zinc finger protein 5, producing MSSLGGGSQDAGGSSSSSTNGSGGSGSSGPKAGAADKSAVVAAAAPASVADDTPPPERRNKSGIISEPLNKSLRRSRPLSHYSSFGSSGGSGGGSMMGGESADKATAAAAAASLLANGHDLAAAMAVDKSNPTSKHKSGAVASLLSKAERATELAAEGQLTLQQFAQSTEMLKRVVQEHLPLMSEAGAGLPDMEAVAGAEALNGQSDFPYLGAFPINPGLFIMTPAGVFLAESALHMAGLAEYPMQGELASAISSGKKKRKRCGMCAPCRRRINCEQCSSCRNRKTGHQICKFRKCEELKKKPSAALEKVMLPTGAAFRWFQ from the exons ATGTCGAGCCTCGGCGGTGGCTCCCAGGATGCCGGcggcagtagcagcagcagcaccaaTGGCAGCGgtggcagtggcagcagtggCCCAAAGGCAGGAGCAGCAGacaagagtgcagtggtggctgCCGCCGCACCAGCCTCAGTGGCAGATGACACACCACCCCCCGAGCGTCGGAACAAGAGCGGTATCATCAGTGAGCCCCTCAACAAGAGCCTGCGCCGCTCCCGCCCGCTCTCCCACTACTCTTCTTTTGGCAGCAGTGGTGGTAGTGGCGGTGGCAGCATGATGGGCGGAGAGTCTGCTGACAAGGCCACTGCGGCTGCAGCCGCTGCCTCCCTGTTGGCCAATGGGCATGACCTGGCGGCGGCCATGGCGGTGGACAAAAGCAACCCTACCTCAAAGCACAAAAGTGGTGCTGTGGCCAGCCTGCTGAGCAAGGCAGAGCGGGCCACGGAGCTGGCAGCCGAGGGACAGCTGACGCTGCAGCAGTTTGCGCAGTCCACAGAGATGCTGAAGCGCGTGGTGCAGGAGCATCTCCCGCTGATGAGCGAGGCGGGTGCTGGCCTGCCTGAcatggaggctgtggcaggtgccGAAGCCCTCAATGGCCAGTCCGACTTCCCCTACCTGGGCGCTTTCCCCATCAACCCAGGCCTCTTCATTATGACCCCGGCAGGTGTGTTCCTGGCCGAGAGCGCGCTGCACATGGCGGGCCTGGCTGAGTACCCCATGCAGGGAGAGCTGGCCTCTGCCATCAGCTCCGGCAAGAAGAAGCGGAAACGCTGCGGCATGTGCGCGCCCTGCCGGCGGCGCATCAACTGCGAGCAGTGCAGCAGTTGTAGGAATCGAAAGACTGGCCATCAGATTtgcaaattcagaaaatgtgaGGAACTCAAAAAGAAGCCTTCCGCTGCTCTGGAG AAGGTGATGCTTCCGACGGGAGCCGCCTTCCGGTGGTTTCAGTGA